CAGCTGCTCAGAATGAGAGAGTCTGCAACAACAGTCACAGAGACAAGGGACAAACAGTGGGCAATAGTTAACACACCGTTGCTTAAGATCTCTGATACAAAGTTCTGTATGTCAGCCAAAGGATCCCTATTTCTGTAAATCATGTAGATGAGGGCCTGAGACGGAGATAGATACATTTAAGACAGCATTCAGTTCTGTAGCTGTAGGCTGGATTCAGTTACTTCTTAGAAATGACATAATTGCAGAGGGACCCCACCTAATCATAGCCCATTTAATTGCACCTCTAGGTCTGGGATTGTGTGCCGACGTTCAATTACCTTCAAATGCATAATAACAACCAGATATACAGCGCTTTTCCATGTAAAAGTGACAAATGAGCCACTACAGTATATGCTGCTGGGGTGTATATTTCAAATTGGTCATCATGTGGTCTCCATCCAGCATTGTTTACCACTGGTCCATAAAAAAACCCTCCTCTACCTGTCTTGCCTTGCTTTAACCTTCACAGCTCTCTGAGTGCCAAAGCACTCATACACCTAGCAGCATGATCACCTTCCTCATCCCCCCATTTATCTCcctccacgcacacacactcacacaccttcTCAGAGGTTCATTCCCACCTTGCAGTATCACCTGAGCCCATTGTGAACTCACATTATGCTTTGCTGCTCTCGGTTCCCAGCTCTGGTCTCACCTAGGAGTCATCGCATCAACACCCAGAAGGCAGCCTGTATGGGAGACATGTTCGAGTCCATGAAGCCGCAACTCCTCCTGCTGGTGGAATGGGCGAAACACATCCCAGAGTTTAGTAGCCTCCAGATAGATGACGAAGGGGACCAAATACCTATAAGAACTCTTTCTTCTGTCAATCCAGAATAATGTAACAGCAGCTGACTCTACACTTTGTTTCACAGAGTGTTTGCATGTATCAGTTCAGATTGATGCTTTGGTTGACTGGCCATTTGCATGTTACAGCTGAATGTGACATGAAGCCTGCATATGTCTGTGTGCAGGTAACTCTGTTACAAACCCACTCTGCAGAACATCTTATCCTAGAGCAGCAAGACGCTCTTTACCTTAATACAATCTCATCATTCTAGGTAGGACAAATAAAGCCTCTTGCAGGTTGTGTCCTTTTGTAGTTCACTCACGGCCAGCTCTAGCCCTTTGGTGCCCTCGGCGAAATTCCGATTTGTTggcttaagataagatattcctttattagtcccacagtggggaaattgcaaaaaaaaaaagtgtttagtcagtttcactacaatttacacttttattaacaaataagtgcagctgggcagatgaaaaagtgtgagaaagagagttacaggggtgaaaagtgtatttatttatttgttgatttgttacctcaatgcggaaaatgaggaagggcgcccaccggcatttaaaaaaaaaaaacaattttttcaGATGGTGACCAgtgccccccagaaggtggcgccctaggcgaacgcctatatggcctatgccttaagctgGCCCTGAATTCACTATTCTGTTATTTGCAGAGGagaattatttgttttaaaggtgctctattcgacattcagagcattaatatagcagcaaacagctatttgtaaagatatagaggagtaatgtctacctgagcagagaatgaagtctctctccctctgtgtgggTTGTAaccagagcttctctgtgctttgtttacatagccggacCAGCtgcacatgcttttagtgcatgttcgtacGTGTGAATGAGCCCCACTGGGTAGCTCACGGACGCTGCTCCacactgctctgcactgctcccatacagcggttacagctgataacgtcaTCCCAACCGACGTCGGCATCAGGGAAGCGTAGCCCCCACCCTCTTGTTCaccccaggtaaacactgttggCTTTGTCATCACTGTTGCCTTTCTTTTCAGCCCCGTTAGCTATGAGCCACCAGCTCAactgtcaccatgttgagagccgtgcagaggcaatagaaatgctcccaatctcgcatttagcaccttaaaGTATTGCATATTATACGGTAATCTTCATGCTAAAATATCTTCCATATGAATGGAAATGTTTATGGTTATTGAGCAGGTAACGACTTTGTGATCCCTGAGAGGAGCAGAGGTGGAGGTGTCCAGGGTAGTGTCTAAAAGGGAACCTGCgagttggggaaactctcgtgagatagttaaggttaggcattaatcttaaggttaggataggtcgtcgggcagtgagtctcgcgagagtttttgcagatctcagatcagatttcgcaatttgcaggttaccttcttGCTTCTTACTGGTGTCCAGAATGGCTTTCAGAGTCCAGGAGGAGCTGGTCAAACCTCTCAGACAGCTCGACATCACAGACAGACCAGAGTTTGCTTGCCTCAGAACCATTAAGTCTTCTTTGTCCCAGGTCAGTCCAGTCAGTCTGTGAGAGGGTGACTGTGGATTGTGATTTCTGTTCTGCCACTTGACCTCATCCATTGCACCAGACAAagcataactttttttttgatgTTCTCTCTTGGATCCGTTTATTTTCTTGGCCTTTTGCACCTGCAGTTTAGTCTGCGGGGTCTGGCTTCAGGGAgacttttttaataatatcaGGATGTGGTGGCTGCTTGCTGAACTTAACGGTCCGTTTACCTGAGGCAGCAGCAGTAGAGGCAGGCTGGAGGACCAAAGGACTGAATTGATTCAACTCTGCCCCACAGCCCAGCAAAGACAGCCACTATAACCTAGGCTTGAGATTACCCTAGATCTTTTATTTAAACATCTTCTCAGTCATTACCCTTGAAAAggttttacttttttgttttatactAAAACAACTAGTAAAAAATACTACTGTACCTAGAAAAGGGCACTTCCCCATTATGACGGCCATAAGGGGTAACAAGTCTTTTCCATAATATAAAAGTAGttttacaaacaaacataagtatacttagaaaattctctgatttcctTTACACAAGTCCAATCTAAGTTTGGCATTCAATGTAAAAAGGGTTTTGGTTTCCggtaaatatgttatttaaaatgatatcaGGACGACCAAAGAACCTACTTTGGCTGGT
Above is a genomic segment from Sebastes umbrosus isolate fSebUmb1 chromosome 2, fSebUmb1.pri, whole genome shotgun sequence containing:
- the hnf4b gene encoding LOW QUALITY PROTEIN: hepatic nuclear factor 4, beta (The sequence of the model RefSeq protein was modified relative to this genomic sequence to represent the inferred CDS: inserted 3 bases in 2 codons; deleted 2 bases in 1 codon; substituted 1 base at 1 genomic stop codon) produces the protein MDIGTESDWTVRGLRCIVDNVGTRFNRQCPVDIDKSNQCRYCRLCFNAAMRKDAAQNERVCNNSHRDKGQTVGNSWIQLLLRNDISCSRFPALVSPRSHRINTQKAACMGDMFESMKPQLLLLVEWAKHIPEFSSLQIDDQVTLLQTHSAEHLILXAARRSLPXYNLIILGNDFVIPERSRGGDFAICRLPSCFLLVSRMAFRVQEELVKPLRQLDITDRPEFACLRTIVFFVPDCPGLENPQMVRHLRFQAHLLLEEATCEQRGRFWELLLILPPLQSAAQQMVEALHXRMDNLLQRMLLGEGAKTGRGLCTVKRHCCSMY